The stretch of DNA GACGAACGAAGTAACAAGACACATGGCGAGCCTCCTTGGCGATGCGATTGGCGTGAGAACCTATCTGCATCGTGAACGGGGCTCGTCCTATTTCTCAAGAAGCTGTCAACGCTAGCAAAAACTGCGAAAGCCGAACTGAGTGACATGGAAGGAGTTTCCATGCCAAATAAGGCCATTCGCAGTCTCGGCGAAATCGCATTACGCGTCGATAACCTCGACGCCATGCGGAAGTTCTACGAGAACGTCATCGGACTGACGCTCTTAAAACGTTTCGAGCATGCGGTCTTCTTCAAGATCGCCGACGGCTATGCTGGGCACACGCAGGTCCTCGCGCTCTTCAACCGCTCCTCCGAGCCCGGCTATGCCGGCCTGAATCCTGCGACCACGACCGTCGATCACCTGGCTTTCGAAATCGATCGGGCCGATTACGATGCCGAGCTGGCGCGGCTCAAAGCGCTCGGTCTATCGGTCGAAACAGCCACGCACGCCTGGGTCGGGTGGCGCAGCATTTACGTCCGCGATCCGGAAGGCAATCAGGTGGAACTGGTGTGTCACGATCCGACGATCGAGGGCTGAAACACCAGCCACCGAATATGACAAGATTGAACGAGGTCATGCACGTCGCCGTCACGATCGACCGCCGCCTCTCTGTTGAAGAGGTTTGGCCAATGCGGGTTCAGTGCACCCTAATCGACGCAGCGGGTAAGGAATGGATTTTCGAGGACAAGCACGTCATCTTTACAACCGCCGATATCAATACGAAAAG from Pirellulales bacterium encodes:
- a CDS encoding VOC family protein, giving the protein MPNKAIRSLGEIALRVDNLDAMRKFYENVIGLTLLKRFEHAVFFKIADGYAGHTQVLALFNRSSEPGYAGLNPATTTVDHLAFEIDRADYDAELARLKALGLSVETATHAWVGWRSIYVRDPEGNQVELVCHDPTIEG